A DNA window from Halorubrum sp. DM2 contains the following coding sequences:
- a CDS encoding winged helix-turn-helix domain-containing protein has translation MSIDAPSTPDASIGSLPNPRIQDRHGPEPVAHGAAVQAVFNDVDRELSVYSAVHQLWYEVVGDRDQEPGIVAELDERDHEWLDAPTPGREWVVKLTSSRWKAGTGTGDDYSAYYKYDLTLRERDEDGDLYKTGRACSLRVLPQFADLNYKDGSDLTLQYGEGSLVRCSTTWADESEEVEGRMFDLLEAALDVDRGRLLADRDEDSRRIQKAEAHHRFDIGWKRQVVETLDRTRELIAYGGMSEIDAHQKRQREGYLEALVDADRWHLLGFDRTRFDIELKCYQAAGWAEIPREDPAHHPKLEASFAGVDGDGALPHVDEWDDVMSTLRTIVSSHLDWSGVGRDELVADDFQNGPGLPEYRYPHPTGRREQLRERFEAVSTEVYREALKANTQAVYDILTVVATESGASYDTLEERTGLARSTIRYHVSRLAEIGVCEKISNPVLVVFPSPAALESSKEILRRIYPDDQIEDMMERAEERRERREERDDPSSVGDGDQEESDDDLEDVDDAGDDDRGRSSEWAYFEDLSLKPHQLANALEKEYLDGDEVRVRTDRRSWIQ, from the coding sequence GTGAGCATCGACGCGCCCTCGACGCCCGATGCGTCGATCGGCTCGCTCCCCAACCCCCGTATTCAGGACCGACACGGTCCCGAGCCCGTCGCCCACGGCGCGGCGGTTCAGGCCGTGTTCAACGACGTCGACCGGGAGCTCTCGGTTTACTCTGCCGTTCACCAGCTGTGGTACGAGGTCGTCGGCGACCGCGACCAGGAGCCGGGGATCGTCGCCGAGCTCGACGAGCGGGACCACGAGTGGCTCGACGCTCCGACTCCCGGCCGCGAGTGGGTCGTGAAGCTCACCTCGTCGCGGTGGAAGGCCGGAACCGGCACCGGCGACGACTACTCCGCGTACTACAAGTACGACCTCACCCTCCGCGAGCGCGACGAGGACGGCGACCTGTACAAGACCGGTCGCGCGTGCTCGCTCCGCGTGCTCCCGCAGTTCGCGGATCTCAACTACAAGGACGGGAGCGATCTCACCCTCCAGTACGGAGAGGGTTCGCTGGTCCGCTGTTCCACGACGTGGGCCGACGAGTCCGAGGAGGTCGAGGGACGGATGTTCGATCTCCTCGAGGCCGCCCTCGACGTCGATCGCGGTCGGCTCCTCGCGGACCGCGACGAGGACTCGCGCCGGATCCAGAAGGCGGAGGCGCACCACCGGTTCGACATCGGCTGGAAGCGCCAGGTCGTCGAGACGCTCGACCGGACGCGCGAGTTGATCGCCTACGGCGGCATGTCGGAGATCGACGCTCACCAGAAGCGCCAACGAGAGGGATATCTAGAGGCGCTCGTCGACGCCGACCGGTGGCACCTTCTCGGATTCGACCGCACGCGCTTCGACATCGAACTGAAGTGCTATCAGGCCGCGGGGTGGGCGGAGATCCCGCGCGAGGACCCGGCGCACCACCCGAAGCTCGAGGCGTCGTTCGCCGGCGTCGACGGCGACGGAGCCCTCCCGCACGTCGACGAGTGGGACGACGTCATGTCGACGCTCCGGACGATCGTCTCGTCTCACCTCGACTGGTCCGGCGTCGGTCGCGACGAGCTCGTCGCTGACGACTTCCAGAACGGTCCCGGTCTCCCCGAGTACCGGTACCCGCATCCGACCGGTCGCCGTGAACAGCTCCGTGAGCGCTTCGAGGCCGTCTCGACCGAGGTCTACCGCGAGGCGCTGAAAGCGAACACGCAGGCCGTGTACGACATCCTCACCGTGGTAGCCACGGAGAGCGGCGCGTCGTACGACACGCTTGAGGAGCGGACCGGGCTCGCCCGCTCAACGATCCGCTACCACGTTTCCCGGCTCGCGGAGATCGGTGTCTGTGAGAAGATCTCGAATCCGGTCCTCGTCGTGTTCCCGTCGCCGGCCGCGCTCGAGAGCTCGAAAGAGATCCTCCGGCGGATCTACCCGGACGACCAGATCGAGGACATGATGGAACGCGCCGAGGAGCGCCGCGAGCGTCGCGAGGAGCGCGACGATCCGAGCTCCGTCGGCGACGGCGACCAGGAGGAGAGCGACGACGACCTGGAAGACGTCGACGACGCCGGCGACGACGATCGTGGTCGGAGTTCCGAGTGGGCGTACTTCGAGGACCTCTCGCTGAAGCCGCACCAGCTGGCGAACGCGCTCGAGAAGGAGTACCTCGACGGCGACGAGGTCCGCGTCCGGACCGATCGCCGCTCCTGGATACAGTAG